Proteins encoded within one genomic window of Geotalea daltonii FRC-32:
- a CDS encoding HD-GYP domain-containing protein has translation MSTQSKPKEIISTLLRHPLLRSIWIVCLTVATLLPTYSTAFIMPQFVDQLTSNIESDARRTARNLASLLPLTTEPLGRQHITNSFNADLHQAMLDFEIADIKIFSANGEVIFSTRSKDMGKMNTLGYFRNRVAKGEVYSKIRSKEGRSSEGEFLTRDVAEVYVPLMSGNVFRGAFEIYYDVTDRHKAMKQLLFRSSFMLYFIAFLVLILSGSALYKASSAIVQRDRAERLLQEANQGLEARVSEQTHEILVTQRISIEALASLAEFYDPETGEHLARIQEYTALLVSYLEESSAYSSCIRERPGYLADLELASLLHDVGKTAISKDILLKAAKLDPLEFEQIKQHTVVAGEVLLKANNVFVENFKKDSYLALARDIAVHHHERWDGKGYPLGLEGEAIPLSARIIALVDVYDALRTRRPYKNAWSHEDTVKEIARQKGKQFDPHLVDAFLAIEKEFNIVSSSHTLDEPQYFAECAISSALGVAAL, from the coding sequence ATGTCAACGCAGAGCAAACCTAAAGAGATTATTTCTACCCTGTTGCGGCACCCCCTGTTACGTTCCATTTGGATTGTCTGTTTAACCGTGGCAACACTGCTGCCGACATACAGCACCGCTTTCATTATGCCGCAGTTTGTTGACCAGTTGACGAGCAACATCGAAAGCGATGCCCGGCGGACGGCTCGAAATCTTGCCTCTCTATTGCCACTGACGACGGAACCCCTTGGGAGGCAGCATATCACGAACAGTTTTAATGCTGATCTGCATCAGGCGATGTTGGACTTCGAGATAGCGGACATCAAGATTTTCAGCGCCAATGGGGAAGTAATCTTTTCGACCAGATCGAAGGACATGGGCAAGATGAACACCCTCGGCTATTTCCGGAACAGGGTGGCCAAGGGCGAAGTTTACTCAAAAATAAGGTCGAAGGAGGGGAGGTCGTCAGAAGGAGAATTTCTCACACGGGATGTGGCTGAAGTATACGTCCCTCTTATGTCCGGCAACGTATTCAGGGGTGCCTTCGAGATTTATTACGATGTTACCGATCGGCATAAAGCCATGAAACAATTGTTGTTCAGGTCCTCTTTCATGCTCTATTTCATCGCCTTTCTGGTCCTGATCCTGTCGGGATCTGCCCTGTACAAGGCAAGCAGTGCCATCGTGCAGCGCGACAGAGCGGAAAGGCTACTCCAGGAAGCGAATCAGGGCCTCGAAGCGCGGGTGAGCGAACAGACACATGAGATCCTTGTCACACAACGGATTTCCATTGAAGCCCTGGCCAGCCTTGCCGAATTTTACGATCCGGAAACGGGAGAGCATCTGGCTCGTATCCAGGAGTACACGGCGCTTCTGGTTTCGTACCTGGAAGAAAGCTCGGCCTATTCCTCCTGCATAAGGGAAAGGCCCGGTTATCTCGCAGATTTGGAGCTTGCCTCGTTGCTCCATGATGTGGGTAAGACGGCCATATCGAAGGATATTCTCCTGAAGGCTGCAAAGCTTGACCCACTTGAGTTCGAGCAGATAAAACAGCACACGGTAGTTGCGGGTGAAGTGCTGTTGAAGGCGAATAACGTGTTTGTTGAAAATTTCAAAAAGGACAGCTACCTGGCTCTGGCCCGCGACATCGCAGTCCATCACCATGAGCGATGGGATGGCAAAGGTTACCCCCTTGGGCTTGAAGGGGAAGCAATCCCCCTTTCGGCGCGAATCATCGCCCTGGTCGATGTCTACGATGCCCTAAGAACCAGAAGGCCTTATAAGAATGCCTGGTCTCACGAGGACACGGTCAAGGAGATCGCAAGACAAAAGGGCAAACAATTCGATCCCCACCTGGTCGATGCATTCTTGGCCATTGAGAAAGAATTCAACATTGTTTCGTCCAGTCACACGCTCGATGAGCCGCAGTATTTTGCAGAGTGTGCCATATCCTCTGCGCTGGGCGTGGCTGCACTCTGA
- a CDS encoding single-stranded DNA-binding protein: MASLNKVMLIGNLGKDPEVRYTAAGTAVASFSLATTDRFKSKSGEWEEKTEWHNITLWSRLAEIAGEYLSKGKTVYIEGRLQTRKWQDRDGKDRYTTEIVGEKMQMLSGKGEGGGGRQGGGGRQAPADDFGGPAYEEPVFNPDDDIPF; encoded by the coding sequence ATGGCCAGTTTGAACAAAGTTATGCTCATTGGAAACCTGGGCAAAGATCCCGAGGTGCGCTACACCGCTGCCGGTACTGCCGTGGCCAGTTTCTCCCTCGCTACCACCGATCGGTTCAAGAGCAAGAGTGGAGAATGGGAAGAAAAGACCGAATGGCACAACATCACCCTATGGAGCCGGTTGGCTGAAATTGCCGGCGAATACCTCTCCAAGGGAAAAACCGTTTACATCGAGGGCAGGCTGCAGACGAGAAAATGGCAGGACCGGGACGGCAAGGACCGCTACACCACCGAGATCGTCGGCGAAAAGATGCAGATGCTCTCCGGCAAGGGCGAGGGGGGCGGGGGGCGCCAGGGAGGCGGCGGCAGGCAGGCTCCTGCCGATGACTTCGGCGGGCCTGCATATGAAGAGCCGGTTTTCAACCCGGATGATGATATTCCTTTTTAA
- a CDS encoding lysophospholipid acyltransferase family protein, protein MLRAYLYLLFFVPFTLSCSITAIVGTLFDATGAFAHKCSRFWSRWGLSLAGIKIEVEGLKNVPGEGPLIFMGNHQGNFDILALSLAIPRRFSWIAKKELFAIPLFGEAMRRAGYIPLDRSDGRRALKSMNAAADRIRNGSSVVVFPEGTRTKDGNLLPFKRGGFLLAAKAGVPIIPFTINGSMKINPRNRIELYPGTLRISFARPVATATGQDKDQVQLMEQVRLAIAAGLE, encoded by the coding sequence ATGCTGCGCGCCTATCTTTATCTTCTGTTCTTTGTACCGTTCACCTTATCGTGCAGCATTACCGCCATTGTCGGCACATTATTCGACGCAACCGGCGCCTTTGCCCACAAATGCTCCCGCTTCTGGAGTCGATGGGGTTTAAGCCTTGCCGGGATAAAGATTGAAGTTGAAGGGTTGAAAAATGTCCCCGGCGAAGGGCCGCTGATATTCATGGGCAACCACCAGGGCAACTTCGATATCCTTGCCCTCTCCCTGGCTATTCCCAGGCGGTTTTCCTGGATAGCCAAGAAGGAGCTTTTTGCCATACCGTTGTTCGGCGAAGCCATGCGGCGGGCCGGCTACATTCCCCTGGACAGGAGCGACGGCCGGCGGGCACTGAAGAGCATGAACGCCGCCGCAGACCGCATCAGAAACGGCAGCAGCGTCGTGGTATTTCCCGAAGGAACGCGCACCAAGGACGGCAATCTGCTCCCCTTCAAGCGGGGAGGGTTCCTCCTGGCAGCCAAGGCCGGGGTGCCGATCATCCCCTTCACCATCAACGGCAGCATGAAGATCAATCCCCGCAACCGCATCGAGCTCTATCCCGGCACCCTGCGGATCAGTTTTGCCAGGCCGGTGGCTACTGCCACGGGTCAGGACAAGGACCAGGTGCAGTTGATGGAGCAGGTAAGGCTGGCCATTGCCGCGGGGCTGGAGTGA
- a CDS encoding ribonuclease J: protein METPISDSIGLKIIPLGGLGEIGLNMAVFEYGDDIVIVDCGLMFPEPDMLGIDIVIPDITYLIERLDKVRGILLTHGHEDHIGALPFVLRQLNPPIYGTALTLGFVREKLKEYELDNKVDLRVVRPRDVVDLGVFSVEFIRVAHSIVDGCGLAIGTPEGVVIHTGDFKLDQTPVDGELTDLATFSRYGEAGVLALMADSTNVEREGYTLSEKLVGDAFDEIFPRCPQRVIVAAFSSNIHRVQQVVEAAARCGRKVLLNGRSMIANVQIARELGYLRIPDDLLIDLKEMNRLPKEQICMITTGSQGEPMSALTRIAMDDHKQIKLEEGDTVILSSRFIPGNEKTISDLINHLYRRGAEVYHEKVSEVHVSGHASQEELKLLQNLVRPRYFIPVHGEYRHLVKHGQLAQRLGLPKERCILAVNGDVIAFSNGEGCIIDRIETGRVFVDGKGVGDVGNVVLKDRKHLSEDGMVVVIIGINQGSGEIIYGPDIVSRGFVFEDESQEYLDEAKKVVVDTLALVNTEVRADWSEVKLEVRRVLRRFFNKTIERRPVILPLVLEM from the coding sequence ATGGAAACACCCATCAGCGACAGCATCGGCCTTAAAATCATTCCCCTCGGCGGTCTCGGCGAGATCGGCCTCAACATGGCCGTTTTCGAATACGGTGATGACATCGTCATCGTCGACTGCGGCCTGATGTTTCCCGAGCCGGATATGCTCGGCATCGATATCGTAATCCCCGACATCACCTATCTCATCGAACGCCTGGACAAAGTGCGGGGCATCCTGCTCACCCACGGCCATGAAGACCATATCGGCGCCCTGCCGTTCGTCCTGCGGCAGCTCAATCCCCCCATTTACGGCACGGCCCTGACCTTGGGCTTTGTCAGGGAAAAGCTAAAGGAATACGAGCTGGACAACAAGGTCGATCTGCGCGTGGTCCGCCCGCGGGATGTGGTCGACCTGGGCGTGTTCAGCGTCGAGTTCATCCGCGTCGCCCACTCCATCGTTGACGGCTGCGGCCTGGCCATCGGCACCCCCGAAGGGGTCGTCATCCATACCGGTGATTTCAAGCTGGACCAGACCCCGGTGGATGGCGAGCTCACCGACTTGGCCACCTTTTCCCGCTATGGAGAGGCGGGAGTCCTGGCTCTGATGGCCGATTCCACCAACGTGGAACGGGAAGGCTACACCCTGTCGGAGAAGCTTGTGGGGGACGCCTTTGACGAGATCTTTCCCCGTTGCCCCCAGCGGGTCATCGTCGCCGCCTTTTCCAGCAATATTCATCGGGTGCAGCAAGTTGTCGAAGCCGCAGCACGCTGTGGCCGCAAGGTACTCCTTAACGGCCGCTCCATGATCGCCAACGTCCAAATTGCCCGAGAGCTGGGTTATCTGCGCATCCCCGACGACCTGCTCATCGACCTGAAGGAGATGAATCGCCTGCCCAAGGAACAGATCTGCATGATCACCACCGGTAGCCAGGGAGAACCCATGAGCGCCCTGACCAGGATTGCCATGGATGATCACAAGCAGATCAAGCTTGAAGAAGGGGACACGGTCATACTCTCCTCCCGTTTTATCCCAGGCAACGAAAAAACCATCTCCGACCTGATCAACCACCTCTACCGGCGCGGCGCCGAAGTTTACCACGAGAAAGTTTCCGAAGTGCACGTTTCCGGCCATGCCAGCCAGGAAGAGCTGAAGCTCCTGCAGAACCTGGTCCGTCCCCGCTACTTTATCCCCGTCCATGGGGAATACCGCCACCTGGTCAAGCACGGCCAGCTGGCCCAGAGGCTCGGCCTGCCCAAGGAGCGCTGCATCCTCGCCGTCAACGGTGACGTTATCGCCTTCAGTAACGGTGAAGGTTGCATTATCGATCGGATCGAAACGGGCCGGGTCTTTGTCGACGGCAAAGGAGTCGGGGATGTGGGGAACGTGGTGCTGAAAGACCGCAAGCATCTTTCCGAGGACGGCATGGTGGTGGTCATCATCGGGATCAATCAGGGGAGCGGCGAGATCATCTATGGCCCCGACATCGTTTCCCGGGGTTTCGTTTTCGAGGACGAAAGCCAGGAATACCTGGATGAAGCCAAAAAGGTTGTCGTCGATACCCTGGCGCTGGTGAACACCGAGGTGCGGGCCGACTGGAGCGAGGTCAAGCTGGAGGTGCGCCGGGTCCTGCGCCGCTTCTTCAACAAGACCATCGAGCGGCGGCCGGTGATCCTGCCGCTGGTTCTGGAAATGTAG
- a CDS encoding DNA translocase FtsK translates to MDQQSDKKEKLLKEMKGIGLGAMGLFLFIALVSFNGSDLSFNSYSAVGETHNLGGRFGAQLADACLQLFGLAAYGMPIALFYITYRILRYKEVRWRSYKFAAFFILLISLSALFAFNLEFTEFLGQRVQTGGWIGFKTADFLKRAFGKLGTILILLPMLAGSIMVLSRFSFMLFADWWLKSMKIKWERHRQRKALNREILDKENKLAPAGAPVIKTVPAPMPVPAPVAKKEKKQDDKKAAAVQEAFEFVKSDGNYQTPPLSLLDMPQVTEKRLDKDALAMNARLLEKKLKDFGVEGEVVEICPGPVITMYEFAPGPGIKVSRIAGLADDLSMALQALSIRIVAPIPGKGVVGIELPNRDREMVSLREIFNSEEFHQRKMKLPLALGKDVAGAPLVTDLAKMPHLLVAGATGSGKSVAINTMILSLLYTSTPNDVRIIMVDPKMLELSVYEGIPHLLLPVVTNPKKASLALKWAVEEMGRRYRLMSDKGVRNIDSYNKQLEREEKELAENLAKETVVVEEVEELGADEEEAIQAFLNKDEELDHGHLPYIVVIVDELADLMMVAGREIEESIARLAQMARAAGIHLILATQRPSVDVITGLIKANFPARISFQVSSKIDSRTILDGNGAESLLGAGDMLFLPPGTSKMQRSHGAFVSDAEVQRVVEFLKKQGKPVYEKSILEMRASDEKNGGDEEELDPQYDAAVALVAEAKQASISMVQRRLRIGYNRAARIIEKMEQEGIIGPSDGTSRPREVFINKI, encoded by the coding sequence ATGGACCAACAGAGCGACAAAAAAGAAAAACTTCTCAAGGAAATGAAAGGGATCGGCCTGGGGGCCATGGGGCTGTTCCTGTTCATTGCCCTCGTCTCTTTCAATGGCAGCGATCTTTCCTTCAACAGCTACTCTGCCGTCGGCGAGACCCACAACCTTGGGGGCCGTTTCGGCGCCCAGCTGGCCGATGCCTGTCTGCAGCTTTTCGGCCTTGCCGCTTACGGCATGCCCATTGCCCTCTTCTACATCACCTACCGCATCCTGCGCTATAAAGAAGTGCGCTGGCGCTCCTACAAGTTTGCCGCCTTTTTCATCCTCCTCATCTCCTTAAGCGCCCTCTTCGCCTTCAATCTTGAATTCACCGAATTTCTCGGCCAGAGGGTGCAGACCGGCGGCTGGATCGGCTTCAAGACTGCCGACTTCCTCAAACGTGCCTTCGGCAAGCTGGGAACAATCCTGATCCTCCTGCCGATGCTGGCCGGATCGATCATGGTCCTGTCCCGCTTTTCCTTCATGCTCTTTGCCGACTGGTGGCTGAAATCGATGAAAATCAAGTGGGAACGTCATCGGCAGCGCAAAGCACTGAACAGGGAAATCCTGGACAAGGAAAACAAGCTCGCCCCGGCCGGCGCCCCCGTGATAAAAACGGTCCCTGCTCCTATGCCGGTGCCGGCACCGGTGGCGAAAAAGGAAAAGAAACAGGATGATAAAAAGGCCGCCGCCGTCCAGGAGGCCTTTGAATTCGTCAAGAGCGACGGCAACTACCAGACTCCACCCCTATCCCTGCTGGACATGCCCCAGGTGACGGAAAAGCGCCTGGATAAAGATGCCCTGGCCATGAATGCCAGGCTGCTGGAGAAAAAGCTCAAGGATTTCGGCGTCGAGGGGGAAGTGGTAGAAATCTGTCCCGGGCCGGTCATCACCATGTACGAATTCGCTCCGGGCCCCGGCATCAAGGTGAGTCGAATTGCCGGACTTGCCGATGACCTGTCCATGGCGCTGCAGGCCCTCTCCATCCGCATCGTCGCCCCTATCCCTGGCAAAGGAGTCGTTGGCATCGAACTTCCCAACCGGGACCGGGAGATGGTTTCTCTCAGGGAGATCTTCAACAGCGAGGAGTTCCACCAGCGCAAGATGAAGCTGCCGCTTGCTTTAGGTAAGGATGTCGCCGGCGCACCACTGGTTACCGATCTGGCCAAGATGCCCCACCTGCTTGTTGCCGGCGCCACCGGCTCCGGCAAGTCCGTCGCCATCAACACCATGATTCTCTCCCTCCTCTATACTTCGACCCCCAACGATGTGCGCATCATCATGGTCGATCCGAAGATGCTGGAGCTATCCGTTTATGAGGGGATCCCCCACCTGCTGTTGCCGGTGGTAACAAACCCGAAGAAGGCCTCCCTGGCCTTGAAATGGGCGGTGGAGGAGATGGGACGCCGCTACCGGCTCATGTCCGACAAGGGAGTGCGCAATATCGACTCCTACAATAAGCAGCTGGAGCGGGAAGAAAAGGAGCTTGCGGAAAACCTGGCCAAAGAGACAGTGGTTGTGGAAGAGGTAGAGGAACTTGGTGCAGACGAAGAGGAGGCCATCCAGGCCTTCCTCAACAAAGACGAGGAGCTGGACCACGGTCACCTGCCGTATATTGTCGTCATCGTCGACGAGCTGGCCGACCTGATGATGGTGGCCGGTCGCGAAATCGAAGAATCCATCGCCCGCCTGGCCCAGATGGCCCGCGCCGCAGGTATTCACCTGATTCTCGCCACCCAGCGCCCGTCGGTAGATGTCATCACCGGTTTGATCAAGGCCAATTTCCCTGCCCGTATCTCTTTCCAGGTGTCGAGCAAGATCGACTCCCGCACCATCCTCGACGGCAACGGCGCCGAGTCGCTCCTTGGCGCCGGCGATATGCTGTTCCTCCCTCCCGGCACGTCCAAGATGCAGCGCAGCCACGGCGCTTTCGTCTCTGATGCCGAAGTGCAGCGGGTGGTGGAGTTCCTCAAGAAGCAAGGCAAGCCGGTCTACGAAAAATCGATCCTGGAAATGAGGGCCAGCGACGAAAAAAACGGCGGTGATGAAGAAGAACTCGATCCCCAGTACGATGCCGCCGTCGCCCTGGTGGCCGAGGCAAAGCAGGCATCGATCTCCATGGTCCAGCGACGGTTGAGGATCGGCTACAACCGGGCCGCCCGCATTATCGAAAAGATGGAGCAAGAAGGTATCATCGGCCCCTCAGATGGCACCAGCAGACCACGGGAAGTGTTTATCAACAAGATCTAG
- a CDS encoding glycine cleavage system protein R, which produces MNDCRKDNLAHFAVTVISKDRPGIVADISEVLYRLGCNLEDSSCTMLGGDFAIILIVSHEKPFTRARLSDEFRSHFDRTGLHVHVRTLHDDEVCPVKEEGELCLVSVYGSDQPGIVYRVTRELADRKVNITDLNTRLIGTKEEPVYVLMLEAILPPGMSVENVEQLLEKLKKELNVEIKVRVITPVSL; this is translated from the coding sequence ATGAACGACTGCCGCAAAGACAACCTGGCCCATTTCGCCGTTACCGTCATCAGCAAGGACCGCCCCGGCATCGTCGCCGACATCTCCGAGGTCCTCTACCGCCTGGGCTGCAATCTGGAGGATTCCAGCTGCACCATGCTGGGGGGGGATTTCGCCATCATCCTCATCGTCTCCCACGAGAAGCCCTTCACCAGGGCGCGCCTGAGCGACGAATTCCGCTCTCACTTCGACCGCACCGGCCTCCATGTCCATGTGCGCACCCTCCATGATGATGAGGTCTGCCCGGTCAAGGAAGAGGGAGAGCTTTGCCTGGTCTCGGTCTATGGTTCCGACCAGCCGGGCATAGTCTACCGCGTAACGAGGGAGCTGGCGGACCGCAAAGTCAACATCACCGATCTCAACACCCGCCTCATCGGCACAAAAGAGGAACCGGTCTACGTGCTGATGCTGGAGGCAATCCTGCCACCCGGCATGTCGGTGGAAAACGTGGAGCAGTTGCTGGAAAAACTGAAAAAGGAGCTGAATGTGGAAATCAAGGTGCGCGTCATCACCCCGGTTTCCCTTTAA
- the def gene encoding peptide deformylase, with translation MPGQKILLYPHPVLKKLCHPVGAIDGEIKGLLQDLLDCMHAGPGSVGVAAPQIGVTLRVCVVDVSNSRNGKDNNHGLLQLINPVITERSGAAIMREGCMSVPDYTGDVERATEITVRFTDGNGIEREVKASGFEAVAIQHEMDHLDGMLFLDRIASLKTGLFRRKNYK, from the coding sequence ATGCCGGGTCAGAAAATACTCCTATATCCCCATCCGGTTCTGAAGAAGCTCTGCCATCCTGTTGGCGCCATAGACGGTGAAATAAAGGGACTTCTGCAGGATCTTCTCGATTGCATGCATGCCGGTCCCGGCTCGGTGGGTGTCGCCGCCCCGCAAATCGGCGTAACGCTCAGGGTCTGCGTCGTGGATGTCTCCAACAGCAGAAACGGTAAAGACAACAATCACGGCCTTTTACAGTTGATCAATCCAGTGATAACCGAACGTAGCGGTGCAGCCATCATGCGCGAAGGATGCATGAGCGTTCCCGATTACACCGGCGATGTGGAACGGGCCACCGAAATTACGGTCCGCTTTACCGATGGGAATGGCATCGAGCGGGAGGTGAAGGCCAGCGGCTTCGAGGCGGTAGCCATTCAGCACGAGATGGACCACCTTGACGGCATGCTCTTTCTCGACCGGATCGCATCCCTGAAGACCGGACTGTTCCGGCGGAAGAACTACAAATAG
- the ccsA gene encoding cytochrome c biogenesis protein CcsA, which translates to MKLLLIAAIVLYLFGSFRRPVFIAALTLQLVYLGLRGAALGRLPLIGPQDTLTFFSASIGLMAIPFLYARDLRSSSTFSWGTGCLTGLFALMALPFPTLNMPLPPILNTYWFELHVALAFFAYALFGIGALLAGMFLRYREKSLLDLQYKTALVGYSFFSASMVSGGIWGYYAWGTYWLWTPKELWTSILWLFYSLYLHLRLQGPRWERTVAWAAIIGFGVAIFTYLGVSMLMKSSHSF; encoded by the coding sequence ATGAAATTGCTTCTCATCGCCGCCATCGTCCTTTACCTGTTCGGCTCCTTCCGCAGGCCTGTCTTCATTGCCGCTCTGACCCTGCAGCTGGTCTATCTCGGTCTCAGGGGCGCCGCTCTTGGCAGGCTGCCGCTCATAGGCCCACAGGATACCTTGACCTTTTTCTCTGCTTCCATCGGCCTCATGGCCATCCCCTTCCTCTATGCCAGGGATCTGCGCTCCTCCTCGACTTTTTCCTGGGGCACCGGCTGCCTGACCGGGCTGTTCGCCCTGATGGCGCTTCCATTCCCCACCCTCAACATGCCGCTGCCCCCGATTCTGAACACCTACTGGTTTGAATTGCATGTGGCACTGGCTTTCTTTGCCTATGCCCTGTTCGGCATTGGGGCGCTGCTGGCAGGAATGTTTCTGCGCTACAGGGAAAAATCCCTGCTGGACCTCCAATATAAAACGGCACTTGTCGGCTACAGTTTCTTCTCCGCCTCCATGGTCTCAGGAGGCATCTGGGGTTATTACGCCTGGGGAACATACTGGCTGTGGACGCCAAAGGAGTTGTGGACCTCCATACTCTGGCTTTTCTACAGCCTCTATCTGCATCTGCGTCTGCAAGGCCCCAGGTGGGAGCGAACAGTCGCCTGGGCTGCCATTATCGGCTTCGGCGTTGCTATCTTTACCTACCTCGGAGTCAGCATGCTGATGAAAAGTTCCCATAGCTTTTAG
- a CDS encoding cytochrome c biogenesis protein ResB, whose amino-acid sequence MFAKIYAKLASLSLGIWLMAGVIVLLAIGSFSGGGAESGSINDMALFAWLKGAPLAWSWWLWLTIAFLAVLVVNTLLCSIESLRGKFGRTNFLSLIAPQVMHAGFLFIVLAHLFSAYGGLKGIMQVNDGQIIGFPDGTGVAVTNIRGEQGAMGMLTDYRAEIRDNSGNAIGGISPNHPFFYKEFGLYIKDVQLIPQRIALIEIHREPGAGFALAGALLFTVGNLALLATRRGR is encoded by the coding sequence TTGTTCGCCAAAATCTACGCAAAGCTTGCTTCGCTCAGTCTTGGCATCTGGCTGATGGCCGGAGTTATCGTTCTGCTTGCCATTGGCTCCTTCAGCGGTGGCGGTGCCGAATCCGGCTCCATCAACGACATGGCCCTTTTTGCCTGGCTCAAAGGAGCTCCACTTGCCTGGTCCTGGTGGCTCTGGCTTACCATAGCGTTCCTTGCAGTTCTTGTCGTAAACACTCTCCTGTGCAGCATCGAGTCGTTGCGCGGCAAGTTTGGACGGACCAACTTTCTTTCACTTATTGCACCGCAGGTAATGCATGCAGGCTTTCTCTTCATCGTCCTCGCCCACCTCTTTAGTGCTTACGGTGGATTGAAAGGCATTATGCAGGTAAATGACGGCCAGATTATCGGCTTTCCCGATGGCACAGGAGTTGCTGTCACAAACATACGTGGTGAACAGGGCGCCATGGGCATGCTTACCGACTATCGGGCTGAAATCCGCGATAACAGCGGCAACGCCATCGGCGGCATCAGCCCCAACCATCCTTTCTTTTATAAGGAATTCGGCCTGTATATCAAGGATGTGCAGCTCATTCCCCAGCGGATCGCCCTGATCGAGATCCACCGGGAGCCGGGAGCCGGCTTTGCCCTGGCAGGGGCTCTCCTCTTTACGGTTGGGAATCTGGCTCTGCTGGCCACGCGGCGTGGCCGGTAG
- a CDS encoding substrate-binding domain-containing protein → MSRFELSLLAMSLLVSLTTACTSQDSPTPINTSRTEVVQQRDPTQGNRIRIALGGMITPKEGLAYYREFLEYLGRQIGQPVEYVDAEDYAEINRKLETGELEAAFVCSGPYVDGKEKFGLEFIAAPQAYGEKVYYSYFIVPSKSQVTSLDGLKGKSFAFTDPLSNSGKLVPEYTLARMGTTPERFFSKISYSGSHDKSIKAVSEGLVDGAAVDSLIWEYKNQKYPEQTANTRIIFKSKPYAPPPFVVRPGLDPAIREKLRQVMLNAHKSPEGKVILSKMMIDRFVPLNDSAYDSVRQIKLWVDKPKPGKPR, encoded by the coding sequence ATGTCACGCTTTGAACTGTCATTACTGGCAATGTCTCTGTTGGTCTCTCTTACCACGGCCTGCACCTCTCAGGACTCCCCTACCCCGATTAACACCTCCAGGACCGAAGTCGTTCAGCAACGGGACCCAACCCAGGGAAACAGGATCCGCATCGCCCTGGGAGGTATGATTACCCCAAAGGAAGGTCTCGCCTATTATCGTGAATTCCTCGAATATCTGGGCAGACAGATCGGTCAACCGGTTGAATATGTGGATGCAGAAGACTATGCCGAGATAAACAGAAAACTGGAAACCGGCGAACTGGAAGCCGCGTTTGTCTGCAGCGGACCCTATGTTGACGGCAAGGAAAAATTCGGTCTTGAATTCATCGCCGCGCCGCAGGCCTATGGAGAGAAGGTATACTATTCCTATTTCATCGTTCCCTCAAAGAGTCAGGTAACAAGCCTTGACGGCCTCAAGGGAAAATCCTTTGCCTTTACCGACCCCCTTTCCAACAGTGGAAAGCTCGTACCGGAATATACCCTGGCCAGGATGGGGACAACACCTGAGCGTTTCTTCAGTAAGATCTCCTACTCCGGTTCCCACGATAAATCAATCAAGGCTGTTTCCGAAGGTCTGGTTGACGGTGCGGCGGTAGACAGCCTCATCTGGGAATACAAAAATCAGAAATATCCGGAGCAAACGGCAAACACCCGCATCATTTTCAAGTCGAAACCCTATGCACCTCCTCCGTTCGTCGTCCGGCCCGGACTCGATCCGGCCATCAGGGAAAAGCTTCGCCAGGTAATGCTCAATGCCCACAAGTCGCCGGAAGGCAAGGTTATCCTTAGCAAAATGATGATAGACCGTTTTGTCCCTCTCAACGATTCGGCATATGATTCCGTTCGCCAAATCAAGCTCTGGGTAGATAAACCAAAACCAGGCAAACCGAGATAA